The following proteins are co-located in the Solanum pennellii chromosome 1, SPENNV200 genome:
- the LOC107007901 gene encoding BTB/POZ domain-containing protein At1g63850-like isoform X4 produces the protein MTAGGGSGGGGGAGGVTSGKKRQRSGSYSRLSSTVGIIDSSRPDNTLTERTQKTSGIRRTASQAFIAPSSSAAVSRGFNDSATADVVLRLFVDQLPLFDTDDSESISAVDSDQSDVQIYLHSDVLCRSKYFATLLSDRWQKESNDGDSGNSLRMFRLNLGVPATPGSIDHHLAVLQLLYTNDFSTTIHNVSVALCLLPVALELIFEDCIKACVRFLEAVPWTEDEERKILSIVPLLGKEESQELLARVSIDKIDTSEQMLHGLILSALHNHPNTAFAKAFVAKLLRDFSSKEAAKRVLDRAFQSSLKIVKESLEEYSSPDFRGDHNEIEAIQRLNLHTAMTNGRHLVWLVERMIELRVADTAVQEWSNQAAFTADLLRALRDDAWRNIVPGLPAVVLRCTCKLSNAVATGTILATRQVRFVLRLERRS, from the exons ATGACGGCAGGCGGTGGCAgcggtggtggtggtggtgccGGTGGAGTCACCTCCGGCAAAAAACGACAACGTTCTGGTAGCTATAGTCGACTTTCCTCTACTGTAGGGATCATCGACTCTTCTCGTCCTGATAATACCCTGACGGAACGCACACAGAAGACATCAGGTATTCGCCGCACAGCTTCTCAAGCGTTTATTGCACCGTCGTCCTCCGCTGCTGTTAGCCGCGGATTCAACGATTCAGCCACGGCTGACGTCGTGCTTCGTCTCTTTGTCGATCAATTGCCGCTGTTCGATACTGATGACTCCGAATCCATTTCAGCCGTCGATTCTGATCAATCCGATGTCCAGATCTATCTCCATTCCGATGTTCTCTGCCGTTCTAAGTACTTCGCTACTCTCTTATCCGACCGCTGGCAAAAGGAATCAAACGACGGTGATTCCGGGAATTCTTTAAGGATGTTCCGACTGAATCTCGGCGTTCCCGCTACTCCTGGATCAATCGATCATCATTTGGCTGTTCTTCAGCTTCTATATACCAATGACTTCTCCACAACTATCCACAATGTTTCGGTAGCGTTGTGTTTACTTCCGGTGGCTTTGGAATTAATATTCGAAGATTGCATTAAGGCTTGTGTTCGGTTCCTTGAGGCCGTACCATGGACCGAAGAtgaagaaaggaaaatactcagtATAGTTCCCTTGCTAGGCAAGGAGGAGTCTCAAGAGCTTCTCGCTAGGGTCTCAATTGACAAAATTGATACGTCCGAACAAATGCTTCATGGATTGATATTATCAGCACTTCATAACCATCCTAACACGGCATTCGCTAAGGCATTTGTAGCTAAGCTGTTGAGGGACTTTTCGTCCAAAGAGGCAGCAAAGAGAGTGTTGGACCGTGCCTTTCAGAGTAGCTTGAAGATTGTGAAGGAGTCGTTGGAGGAGTACTCAAGTCCTGACTTTAGAGGTGATCACAATGAGATTGAGGCAATTCAGAGGCTGAATTTGCATACTGCAATGACAAATGGGAGGCATTTGGTGTGGTTGGTGGAAAGGATGATTGAACTGAGAGTGGCCGATACAGCTGTACAGGAGTGGAGCAATCAGGCCGCATTTACTGCTGATTTGCTGAGGGCTCTCCGTGATGATGCATGGAGGAACATCGTTCCAGGGCTTCCTGCAGTTGTGCTTCGATGCACTTGCAAGCTTTCTAATGCAGTCGCCACGGGGACTATCTTGGCCACCAGACAGGTCCGCTTCGTTCTAAG GTTAGAAAGAAGATCGTGA
- the LOC107007901 gene encoding BTB/POZ domain-containing protein At1g63850-like isoform X3 — MTAGGGSGGGGGAGGVTSGKKRQRSGSYSRLSSTVGIIDSSRPDNTLTERTQKTSGIRRTASQAFIAPSSSAAVSRGFNDSATADVVLRLFVDQLPLFDTDDSESISAVDSDQSDVQIYLHSDVLCRSKYFATLLSDRWQKESNDGDSGNSLRMFRLNLGVPATPGSIDHHLAVLQLLYTNDFSTTIHNVSVALCLLPVALELIFEDCIKACVRFLEAVPWTEDEERKILSIVPLLGKEESQELLARVSIDKIDTSEQMLHGLILSALHNHPNTAFAKAFVAKLLRDFSSKEAAKRVLDRAFQSSLKIVKESLEEYSSPDFRGDHNEIEAIQRLNLHTAMTNGRHLVWLVERMIELRVADTAVQEWSNQAAFTADLLRALRDDAWRNIVPGLPAVVLRCTCKLSNAVATGTILATRQVRFVLSIQPCLMDLYPNGYWLLHVLGYILCVLALCCSLTSELLQLERRS; from the exons ATGACGGCAGGCGGTGGCAgcggtggtggtggtggtgccGGTGGAGTCACCTCCGGCAAAAAACGACAACGTTCTGGTAGCTATAGTCGACTTTCCTCTACTGTAGGGATCATCGACTCTTCTCGTCCTGATAATACCCTGACGGAACGCACACAGAAGACATCAGGTATTCGCCGCACAGCTTCTCAAGCGTTTATTGCACCGTCGTCCTCCGCTGCTGTTAGCCGCGGATTCAACGATTCAGCCACGGCTGACGTCGTGCTTCGTCTCTTTGTCGATCAATTGCCGCTGTTCGATACTGATGACTCCGAATCCATTTCAGCCGTCGATTCTGATCAATCCGATGTCCAGATCTATCTCCATTCCGATGTTCTCTGCCGTTCTAAGTACTTCGCTACTCTCTTATCCGACCGCTGGCAAAAGGAATCAAACGACGGTGATTCCGGGAATTCTTTAAGGATGTTCCGACTGAATCTCGGCGTTCCCGCTACTCCTGGATCAATCGATCATCATTTGGCTGTTCTTCAGCTTCTATATACCAATGACTTCTCCACAACTATCCACAATGTTTCGGTAGCGTTGTGTTTACTTCCGGTGGCTTTGGAATTAATATTCGAAGATTGCATTAAGGCTTGTGTTCGGTTCCTTGAGGCCGTACCATGGACCGAAGAtgaagaaaggaaaatactcagtATAGTTCCCTTGCTAGGCAAGGAGGAGTCTCAAGAGCTTCTCGCTAGGGTCTCAATTGACAAAATTGATACGTCCGAACAAATGCTTCATGGATTGATATTATCAGCACTTCATAACCATCCTAACACGGCATTCGCTAAGGCATTTGTAGCTAAGCTGTTGAGGGACTTTTCGTCCAAAGAGGCAGCAAAGAGAGTGTTGGACCGTGCCTTTCAGAGTAGCTTGAAGATTGTGAAGGAGTCGTTGGAGGAGTACTCAAGTCCTGACTTTAGAGGTGATCACAATGAGATTGAGGCAATTCAGAGGCTGAATTTGCATACTGCAATGACAAATGGGAGGCATTTGGTGTGGTTGGTGGAAAGGATGATTGAACTGAGAGTGGCCGATACAGCTGTACAGGAGTGGAGCAATCAGGCCGCATTTACTGCTGATTTGCTGAGGGCTCTCCGTGATGATGCATGGAGGAACATCGTTCCAGGGCTTCCTGCAGTTGTGCTTCGATGCACTTGCAAGCTTTCTAATGCAGTCGCCACGGGGACTATCTTGGCCACCAGACAGGTCCGCTTCGTTCTAAG TATTCAACCATGTCTCATGGATCTTTATCCAAATGGGTATTGGCTTTTACATGTTCTGGGTTATATCTTGTGTGTGTTAGCCTTGTGCTGTTCTTTGACAAGCGAGCTACTTCA GTTAGAAAGAAGATCGTGA
- the LOC107007901 gene encoding BTB/POZ domain-containing protein At3g05675-like isoform X2: protein MTAGGGSGGGGGAGGVTSGKKRQRSGSYSRLSSTVGIIDSSRPDNTLTERTQKTSGIRRTASQAFIAPSSSAAVSRGFNDSATADVVLRLFVDQLPLFDTDDSESISAVDSDQSDVQIYLHSDVLCRSKYFATLLSDRWQKESNDGDSGNSLRMFRLNLGVPATPGSIDHHLAVLQLLYTNDFSTTIHNVSVALCLLPVALELIFEDCIKACVRFLEAVPWTEDEERKILSIVPLLGKEESQELLARVSIDKIDTSEQMLHGLILSALHNHPNTAFAKAFVAKLLRDFSSKEAAKRVLDRAFQSSLKIVKESLEEYSSPDFRGDHNEIEAIQRLNLHTAMTNGRHLVWLVERMIELRVADTAVQEWSNQAAFTADLLRALRDDAWRNIVPGLPAVVLRCTCKLSNAVATGTILATRQVRKKIVKDWLPVLILCKDYVTPMMPSHKTIYVELEDTFLSIISTLPLSDAQELLQQCLSFSTRNVEDCPHLISAFTTWFRRANRFPLPDM from the exons ATGACGGCAGGCGGTGGCAgcggtggtggtggtggtgccGGTGGAGTCACCTCCGGCAAAAAACGACAACGTTCTGGTAGCTATAGTCGACTTTCCTCTACTGTAGGGATCATCGACTCTTCTCGTCCTGATAATACCCTGACGGAACGCACACAGAAGACATCAGGTATTCGCCGCACAGCTTCTCAAGCGTTTATTGCACCGTCGTCCTCCGCTGCTGTTAGCCGCGGATTCAACGATTCAGCCACGGCTGACGTCGTGCTTCGTCTCTTTGTCGATCAATTGCCGCTGTTCGATACTGATGACTCCGAATCCATTTCAGCCGTCGATTCTGATCAATCCGATGTCCAGATCTATCTCCATTCCGATGTTCTCTGCCGTTCTAAGTACTTCGCTACTCTCTTATCCGACCGCTGGCAAAAGGAATCAAACGACGGTGATTCCGGGAATTCTTTAAGGATGTTCCGACTGAATCTCGGCGTTCCCGCTACTCCTGGATCAATCGATCATCATTTGGCTGTTCTTCAGCTTCTATATACCAATGACTTCTCCACAACTATCCACAATGTTTCGGTAGCGTTGTGTTTACTTCCGGTGGCTTTGGAATTAATATTCGAAGATTGCATTAAGGCTTGTGTTCGGTTCCTTGAGGCCGTACCATGGACCGAAGAtgaagaaaggaaaatactcagtATAGTTCCCTTGCTAGGCAAGGAGGAGTCTCAAGAGCTTCTCGCTAGGGTCTCAATTGACAAAATTGATACGTCCGAACAAATGCTTCATGGATTGATATTATCAGCACTTCATAACCATCCTAACACGGCATTCGCTAAGGCATTTGTAGCTAAGCTGTTGAGGGACTTTTCGTCCAAAGAGGCAGCAAAGAGAGTGTTGGACCGTGCCTTTCAGAGTAGCTTGAAGATTGTGAAGGAGTCGTTGGAGGAGTACTCAAGTCCTGACTTTAGAGGTGATCACAATGAGATTGAGGCAATTCAGAGGCTGAATTTGCATACTGCAATGACAAATGGGAGGCATTTGGTGTGGTTGGTGGAAAGGATGATTGAACTGAGAGTGGCCGATACAGCTGTACAGGAGTGGAGCAATCAGGCCGCATTTACTGCTGATTTGCTGAGGGCTCTCCGTGATGATGCATGGAGGAACATCGTTCCAGGGCTTCCTGCAGTTGTGCTTCGATGCACTTGCAAGCTTTCTAATGCAGTCGCCACGGGGACTATCTTGGCCACCAGACAG GTTAGAAAGAAGATCGTGAAAGATTGGCTTCCAGTGTTGATTTTGTGCAAAGACTATGTAACACCGATGATGCCAAGTCACAAAACAATATATGTGGAGCTGGAAGACACGTTTTTGAGTATTATATCCACGCTTCCCTTGTCTGATGCCCAGGAGTTATTGCAACAGTGTCTCAGCTTTTCAACTAGAAATGTTGAAGACTGTCCTCACTTAATAAGCGCATTTACCACCTGGTTCCGACGAGCAAATAGATTCCCCCTACCAGATATGTGA
- the LOC107007901 gene encoding BTB/POZ domain-containing protein At1g63850-like isoform X5 yields MTAGGGSGGGGGAGGVTSGKKRQRSGSYSRLSSTVGIIDSSRPDNTLTERTQKTSGIRRTASQAFIAPSSSAAVSRGFNDSATADVVLRLFVDQLPLFDTDDSESISAVDSDQSDVQIYLHSDVLCRSKYFATLLSDRWQKESNDGDSGNSLRMFRLNLGVPATPGSIDHHLAVLQLLYTNDFSTTIHNVSVALCLLPVALELIFEDCIKACVRFLEAVPWTEDEERKILSIVPLLGKEESQELLARVSIDKIDTSEQMLHGLILSALHNHPNTAFAKAFVAKLLRDFSSKEAAKRVLDRAFQSSLKIVKESLEEYSSPDFRGDHNEIEAIQRLNLHTAMTNGRHLVWLVERMIELRVADTAVQEWSNQAAFTADLLRALRDDAWRNIVPGLPAVVLRCTCKLSNAVATGTILATRQMLDAVRCSL; encoded by the exons ATGACGGCAGGCGGTGGCAgcggtggtggtggtggtgccGGTGGAGTCACCTCCGGCAAAAAACGACAACGTTCTGGTAGCTATAGTCGACTTTCCTCTACTGTAGGGATCATCGACTCTTCTCGTCCTGATAATACCCTGACGGAACGCACACAGAAGACATCAGGTATTCGCCGCACAGCTTCTCAAGCGTTTATTGCACCGTCGTCCTCCGCTGCTGTTAGCCGCGGATTCAACGATTCAGCCACGGCTGACGTCGTGCTTCGTCTCTTTGTCGATCAATTGCCGCTGTTCGATACTGATGACTCCGAATCCATTTCAGCCGTCGATTCTGATCAATCCGATGTCCAGATCTATCTCCATTCCGATGTTCTCTGCCGTTCTAAGTACTTCGCTACTCTCTTATCCGACCGCTGGCAAAAGGAATCAAACGACGGTGATTCCGGGAATTCTTTAAGGATGTTCCGACTGAATCTCGGCGTTCCCGCTACTCCTGGATCAATCGATCATCATTTGGCTGTTCTTCAGCTTCTATATACCAATGACTTCTCCACAACTATCCACAATGTTTCGGTAGCGTTGTGTTTACTTCCGGTGGCTTTGGAATTAATATTCGAAGATTGCATTAAGGCTTGTGTTCGGTTCCTTGAGGCCGTACCATGGACCGAAGAtgaagaaaggaaaatactcagtATAGTTCCCTTGCTAGGCAAGGAGGAGTCTCAAGAGCTTCTCGCTAGGGTCTCAATTGACAAAATTGATACGTCCGAACAAATGCTTCATGGATTGATATTATCAGCACTTCATAACCATCCTAACACGGCATTCGCTAAGGCATTTGTAGCTAAGCTGTTGAGGGACTTTTCGTCCAAAGAGGCAGCAAAGAGAGTGTTGGACCGTGCCTTTCAGAGTAGCTTGAAGATTGTGAAGGAGTCGTTGGAGGAGTACTCAAGTCCTGACTTTAGAGGTGATCACAATGAGATTGAGGCAATTCAGAGGCTGAATTTGCATACTGCAATGACAAATGGGAGGCATTTGGTGTGGTTGGTGGAAAGGATGATTGAACTGAGAGTGGCCGATACAGCTGTACAGGAGTGGAGCAATCAGGCCGCATTTACTGCTGATTTGCTGAGGGCTCTCCGTGATGATGCATGGAGGAACATCGTTCCAGGGCTTCCTGCAGTTGTGCTTCGATGCACTTGCAAGCTTTCTAATGCAGTCGCCACGGGGACTATCTTGGCCACCAGACAG ATGTTGGATGCTGTTAGATGCTCGCTGTAA
- the LOC107009617 gene encoding uncharacterized protein At1g01500-like → MENSHENGNGVAENGHSLMRHSPYQPGFKLSLQWLDLRVFYVRISKCELDDLTAEYLTVNHVPLNRDTLLEVNGARTGIYSDGVSTVLRRDRYDKKSEEVTFVSTDSISMTGSVRFEVYDRDVVVLYGSLELCDSNGFIGESENHGQSWSINCETDVLAGSSSSFLKGNQHLGTDLVSPVIEVYVAGCFSGKPIILTRTLELGHRKKQQRQGMLESIPEYEATESQYHVSSSYAMQVTDHERQKQEHDEYNHYSRMEYIEGEDGELSWFNSGVRVGVGIGLSVCVGIGIGVGLLVRTYQGTSNFRRRLI, encoded by the exons ATGGAGAACTCGCACGAGAATGGGAATGGAGTGGCTGAGAATGGCCACAGCCTCATGAGGCACTCTCCTTATCAGCCAGGATTTAAGTTATCTTTACAGTGGTTAGATTTGAGAGTGTTTTATGTTAGAATTAGCAAATGTGAGCTTGATGATTTGACTGCAGAATACCTCACAGTGAACCATGTTCCGCTGAATCGTGATACCCTTTTGGAAGTGAATGGTGCACGGACTGGAATTTATTCTGATGGGGTATCCACTGTACTCAGAAGAGATAGGTACGATAAGAAATCCGAGGAGGTCACTTTTGTTAGTACAGATAGTATAAGTATGACAGGAAGTGTGAGATTTGAGGTTTACGATAGGGATGTTGTTGTGTTGTATGGATCATTAGAACTATGTGATAGCAATGGGTTTATCGGTGAATCTGAAAATCATGGTCAATCTTGGAGCATCAATTGTGAAACAGATGTGCTTGCTGGCTCTAGCTCTAGCTTTCTTAAAGGAAACCAACACCTCGGTACAGATTTGGTTTCTCCTGTAATTGAAGTTTATGTGGCTGGTTGTTTCTCAGGGAAACCAATTATACTGACAAGGACCTTAGAGCTCGGACACCGGAAGAAGCAACAAAGGCAAGGAATGCTGGAATCTATACCAGAATATGAGGCAACCGAAAGCCAGTACCATGTTTCCTCTTCATATGCAATGCAG GTTACAGATCATGAAAGACAGAAACAGGAGCATGATGAATATAATCATTACTCAAGGATGGAATATATAGAAGGTGAAGATGGGGAACTATCGTGGTTCAATTCTGGTGTAAGAGTTGGTGTTGGAATTGGGCTCAGTGTTTGTGTTGGTATTGGTATAGGAGTTGGGCTTCTTGTTCGTACCTACCAAGGAACCTCCAACTTCAGAAGGCGTCTAATATGA
- the LOC107007901 gene encoding BTB/POZ domain-containing protein At3g05675-like isoform X1 has translation MTAGGGSGGGGGAGGVTSGKKRQRSGSYSRLSSTVGIIDSSRPDNTLTERTQKTSGIRRTASQAFIAPSSSAAVSRGFNDSATADVVLRLFVDQLPLFDTDDSESISAVDSDQSDVQIYLHSDVLCRSKYFATLLSDRWQKESNDGDSGNSLRMFRLNLGVPATPGSIDHHLAVLQLLYTNDFSTTIHNVSVALCLLPVALELIFEDCIKACVRFLEAVPWTEDEERKILSIVPLLGKEESQELLARVSIDKIDTSEQMLHGLILSALHNHPNTAFAKAFVAKLLRDFSSKEAAKRVLDRAFQSSLKIVKESLEEYSSPDFRGDHNEIEAIQRLNLHTAMTNGRHLVWLVERMIELRVADTAVQEWSNQAAFTADLLRALRDDAWRNIVPGLPAVVLRCTCKLSNAVATGTILATRQYSTMSHGSLSKWVLAFTCSGLYLVCVSLVLFFDKRATSVRKKIVKDWLPVLILCKDYVTPMMPSHKTIYVELEDTFLSIISTLPLSDAQELLQQCLSFSTRNVEDCPHLISAFTTWFRRANRFPLPDM, from the exons ATGACGGCAGGCGGTGGCAgcggtggtggtggtggtgccGGTGGAGTCACCTCCGGCAAAAAACGACAACGTTCTGGTAGCTATAGTCGACTTTCCTCTACTGTAGGGATCATCGACTCTTCTCGTCCTGATAATACCCTGACGGAACGCACACAGAAGACATCAGGTATTCGCCGCACAGCTTCTCAAGCGTTTATTGCACCGTCGTCCTCCGCTGCTGTTAGCCGCGGATTCAACGATTCAGCCACGGCTGACGTCGTGCTTCGTCTCTTTGTCGATCAATTGCCGCTGTTCGATACTGATGACTCCGAATCCATTTCAGCCGTCGATTCTGATCAATCCGATGTCCAGATCTATCTCCATTCCGATGTTCTCTGCCGTTCTAAGTACTTCGCTACTCTCTTATCCGACCGCTGGCAAAAGGAATCAAACGACGGTGATTCCGGGAATTCTTTAAGGATGTTCCGACTGAATCTCGGCGTTCCCGCTACTCCTGGATCAATCGATCATCATTTGGCTGTTCTTCAGCTTCTATATACCAATGACTTCTCCACAACTATCCACAATGTTTCGGTAGCGTTGTGTTTACTTCCGGTGGCTTTGGAATTAATATTCGAAGATTGCATTAAGGCTTGTGTTCGGTTCCTTGAGGCCGTACCATGGACCGAAGAtgaagaaaggaaaatactcagtATAGTTCCCTTGCTAGGCAAGGAGGAGTCTCAAGAGCTTCTCGCTAGGGTCTCAATTGACAAAATTGATACGTCCGAACAAATGCTTCATGGATTGATATTATCAGCACTTCATAACCATCCTAACACGGCATTCGCTAAGGCATTTGTAGCTAAGCTGTTGAGGGACTTTTCGTCCAAAGAGGCAGCAAAGAGAGTGTTGGACCGTGCCTTTCAGAGTAGCTTGAAGATTGTGAAGGAGTCGTTGGAGGAGTACTCAAGTCCTGACTTTAGAGGTGATCACAATGAGATTGAGGCAATTCAGAGGCTGAATTTGCATACTGCAATGACAAATGGGAGGCATTTGGTGTGGTTGGTGGAAAGGATGATTGAACTGAGAGTGGCCGATACAGCTGTACAGGAGTGGAGCAATCAGGCCGCATTTACTGCTGATTTGCTGAGGGCTCTCCGTGATGATGCATGGAGGAACATCGTTCCAGGGCTTCCTGCAGTTGTGCTTCGATGCACTTGCAAGCTTTCTAATGCAGTCGCCACGGGGACTATCTTGGCCACCAGACAG TATTCAACCATGTCTCATGGATCTTTATCCAAATGGGTATTGGCTTTTACATGTTCTGGGTTATATCTTGTGTGTGTTAGCCTTGTGCTGTTCTTTGACAAGCGAGCTACTTCA GTTAGAAAGAAGATCGTGAAAGATTGGCTTCCAGTGTTGATTTTGTGCAAAGACTATGTAACACCGATGATGCCAAGTCACAAAACAATATATGTGGAGCTGGAAGACACGTTTTTGAGTATTATATCCACGCTTCCCTTGTCTGATGCCCAGGAGTTATTGCAACAGTGTCTCAGCTTTTCAACTAGAAATGTTGAAGACTGTCCTCACTTAATAAGCGCATTTACCACCTGGTTCCGACGAGCAAATAGATTCCCCCTACCAGATATGTGA